In the genome of Myxococcus stipitatus, one region contains:
- a CDS encoding DUF2167 domain-containing protein, with product MQRGRWLFVVLSMVAMNAWAQAPEQGAEQEEAALPSLPELHPKTGEVVLGNGMAKMVVPANFGYLSPEEAEKVLVEVWGNPPGSTTLGMLVPSDVAVDSPAGWGVVISYDDDGHVEDEDAASIDYADLLKDMKEGTREENKERASAGYGTVELVGWAAQPHYDAGTRKLYWAQELAFGDSKEHTLNYNVRVLGKEGVLVLNAVSSMVALPQVEKDMQQVLGFTHFMPGHRYEDFDPSTGRVAAYGIGGLVAGKVAAKAGLFKGLLAVLVAGKKAIFAGIAVLVVALGKLFKRGGGNDGTP from the coding sequence ATGCAGCGTGGGCGATGGTTGTTCGTGGTGTTGTCGATGGTGGCGATGAACGCGTGGGCCCAGGCGCCCGAGCAAGGCGCCGAGCAGGAGGAGGCCGCGCTCCCGTCGCTGCCCGAGCTGCACCCGAAGACGGGCGAGGTGGTGCTGGGCAACGGCATGGCGAAGATGGTGGTGCCCGCCAACTTCGGCTACCTCTCGCCCGAGGAGGCGGAGAAGGTCCTGGTGGAGGTCTGGGGCAATCCTCCGGGCTCCACGACGCTGGGCATGCTGGTGCCGTCGGACGTGGCGGTGGACTCTCCCGCGGGCTGGGGCGTCGTCATCTCGTACGACGATGATGGCCACGTGGAGGACGAGGATGCGGCGAGCATCGACTACGCGGACCTGCTCAAGGACATGAAGGAGGGCACCCGCGAGGAGAACAAGGAGCGCGCGAGCGCCGGCTACGGGACGGTGGAGCTGGTGGGTTGGGCCGCGCAGCCGCACTACGACGCGGGGACGCGCAAGCTGTACTGGGCGCAGGAGCTGGCCTTCGGTGACTCGAAGGAGCACACGCTGAACTACAACGTTCGCGTGCTGGGCAAGGAGGGCGTGCTGGTGCTCAACGCCGTCTCCAGCATGGTGGCGCTGCCCCAGGTGGAGAAGGACATGCAGCAGGTGCTGGGCTTCACGCACTTCATGCCGGGCCACCGCTACGAGGACTTCGACCCCAGCACGGGCCGCGTGGCGGCGTACGGCATCGGCGGTCTGGTGGCCGGCAAGGTCGCCGCGAAGGCGGGCCTCTTCAAGGGCCTGCTCGCGGTGCTGGTGGCGGGCAAGAAGGCCATCTTCGCGGGCATCGCGGTCCTGGTCGTCGCGCTGGGCAAGCTGTTCAAGCGCGGCGGCGGCAACGACGGCACGCCGTAG
- a CDS encoding DUF2167 domain-containing protein, whose product MQRGRALFVLVSLMAMSAWAQPPPFSHLRPAVGEVVLGDGLAKLTVPADFGYLTPEEVETVPMERWARPPGTRMLGMVIPLSRDTTSPMKRGFTLEYLPDGHVDDQDAASLDPEVLLTRLRKHVQSESEEHIRMGRGAQALLGWASPPRYDASTRTVSWGLEVAHEGVKLTQVHYHGRLLGKDGVLVLLGDSSMLSMPQGEEELRAVLAAIHFLPGHRYEDFKPGTDRVARGGVGGLVAPKADGLKGLLESLKGGTRLLYVGLACVVFLVVALGRHFMRPGRDGRSAAP is encoded by the coding sequence ATGCAACGTGGGCGCGCGTTGTTCGTGCTGGTGTCGTTGATGGCGATGAGCGCGTGGGCCCAGCCCCCTCCGTTCTCCCACTTGCGCCCGGCGGTAGGCGAGGTGGTGCTGGGCGACGGGCTGGCGAAGCTGACGGTGCCCGCCGACTTCGGCTACCTCACGCCCGAGGAGGTGGAGACGGTGCCGATGGAGCGCTGGGCCCGCCCTCCGGGCACCCGGATGCTGGGCATGGTGATTCCGTTGAGCCGCGACACGACGTCGCCGATGAAGAGAGGCTTCACCCTCGAGTACCTCCCCGACGGCCATGTGGACGACCAGGATGCGGCGAGCCTCGACCCCGAGGTGTTGCTCACGCGACTGCGGAAGCACGTCCAGTCGGAGAGCGAGGAGCACATCCGCATGGGCCGAGGGGCGCAGGCGCTCTTGGGGTGGGCCTCGCCGCCGCGCTACGACGCGAGCACGCGCACGGTGTCCTGGGGCCTGGAGGTGGCTCACGAGGGCGTGAAGCTGACGCAGGTTCACTATCACGGCCGGCTGTTGGGAAAGGACGGCGTGCTGGTCCTCCTCGGTGACAGCTCCATGCTGTCGATGCCCCAGGGGGAGGAGGAGCTGAGGGCGGTGCTGGCGGCCATCCACTTCCTTCCCGGCCACCGCTACGAGGACTTCAAGCCCGGCACGGACCGCGTGGCGAGGGGCGGTGTCGGCGGCCTGGTGGCCCCGAAGGCGGACGGACTCAAGGGGTTGCTGGAGTCGCTGAAGGGCGGAACGAGGCTCCTCTACGTGGGCCTCGCATGCGTTGTGTTCCTGGTCGTCGCGCTGGGCAGGCACTTCATGCGCCCGGGGCGTGACGGCCGGAGCGCCGCGCCGTAG
- the mfd gene encoding transcription-repair coupling factor — MDTPFTQRLDGEAAAQHGGVPLVAGDTLTRLLAELRPGHRVRTQGLKGSARGHVLARLHREARAPLVCVAADEEAADALASDLAFFLGGTGTLLKPSVLRLPADEVLPYDELSPDAAPVTERLGALYHLSRGTRFPVLVLSLRALHRRVLRPDVMAALTDRVVVGQDYDRDSLARKLARMGYQNSPLVEDVGTFSVRGGLLDVFSPLYDKPVRLEFFGDTIDSIRVFDPESQRTVDALKEVDLVPARELLLTEDTRPRAEAAARAVADRINLPTIQLRERLDALREGLPGFGLEGLLPGLFEGGLATVFDFLGPWSTQPPIFYLDDPLELGRAADALWDELERTFAAAEERKDLICPPAEHFLSREAVAEKLAAFRVVEGGGLSLSQSEKPPVLFQFGGTQDLREAILAHHGEEGALSPLVERMQRWRDSRVACAVACGTLSQADRLKRLLLDRNVMVKVHTEPMTDASALYEPSVFAHLFTGEVSQGFVDGSGGLAVLSDEEIFGVRARRRIKRGKKLDAFAAGFKDLKEGDLIVHTDFGIGRYSGLTKMEVNGVPGDFLVLEYAGRDKIYLPVGRMRLIQKFTGGNPESVQLDKLGTTSWEKTKKRVKEQLLKMAAELLQIAASRKAHPGHAFSAPDRYFAQFEADFEFEETPDQAKAIDDVLSDMQKPEPMDRLVCGDVGYGKTEVAMRAAFKATLDRKQVAVLVPTTVLAQQHFLSFKKRFKDYPVTVEVISGMKKPPEVRDILKRAKEGKVDILIGTHKLLGGEVAFKDLGLMIVDEEQRFGVKQKESLKKWRSQIDVLTLTATPIPRTLHMSMSGVRDMSIIATPPQDRRAIRTFVMKYDAQVVKEAIEREIARGGQVFFVHNRVESLPSMEQQLRELVPQLSIGVAHGQMGEGQLEKVMLEFTERKHQVLLCTAIIESGIDISSANTMIVNRADQFGLAQLYQLRGRVGRSRERAYAYLLVPTRRAVTRDAQRRLEVLQNFTELGAGFSIASHDLEIRGAGNLLGEKQSGAIAEIGFDMYAQLLEEAVAELQGQPPKVQIEPDVTLPMPALIPDDYVADVHQRLVFYKRFSQASHPDEVTDLRAELVDRYGEAPDEVDHLSELTLLKIDMRELRLRGLEVGPQRLVVTLGADALLDGPKVAALVQRSKGYYRLTPDMKLIGRVPQGVQGHDLIAEARKVLRDLGHCALPRH; from the coding sequence ATGGACACTCCTTTCACTCAGAGGCTGGATGGCGAGGCGGCGGCGCAGCATGGCGGCGTGCCTCTCGTGGCGGGTGACACCCTCACCCGGTTGCTGGCGGAGCTGCGCCCGGGTCACCGCGTGCGGACGCAGGGGCTCAAGGGCTCCGCCCGAGGCCACGTGCTGGCCCGGCTGCACCGGGAGGCCCGCGCCCCGCTGGTGTGCGTCGCGGCGGACGAGGAGGCGGCGGATGCGCTGGCCTCCGACCTGGCGTTCTTCCTGGGCGGGACAGGCACCCTGCTGAAGCCGAGCGTGCTGCGCCTGCCCGCCGACGAGGTGCTCCCGTACGACGAGCTCTCCCCGGACGCCGCCCCCGTCACCGAGCGGCTGGGCGCGCTGTATCACCTGTCTCGCGGGACCCGCTTCCCGGTGCTGGTGCTCTCCCTGCGCGCGCTGCACCGCCGCGTGCTGCGTCCGGACGTCATGGCCGCGCTCACGGACCGCGTGGTCGTGGGCCAGGACTACGACCGCGACTCGCTGGCGCGGAAGCTGGCGCGGATGGGCTACCAGAACAGCCCGCTGGTGGAGGACGTGGGCACGTTCTCCGTGCGCGGCGGCCTCTTGGATGTCTTCAGCCCGCTCTACGACAAGCCGGTGCGCCTGGAGTTCTTCGGCGACACCATCGACTCCATCCGCGTGTTCGACCCGGAGTCGCAGCGCACGGTGGACGCGCTGAAGGAAGTGGACCTGGTCCCCGCGCGCGAGCTGCTGCTCACGGAGGACACCCGTCCCCGCGCCGAGGCCGCCGCCCGCGCGGTGGCCGACCGCATCAACCTGCCCACCATCCAGCTGCGCGAGCGACTGGACGCGCTGCGCGAGGGCCTGCCCGGCTTCGGCCTGGAGGGGCTGCTCCCCGGCCTCTTCGAGGGAGGCCTGGCCACGGTGTTCGACTTCCTGGGCCCGTGGAGCACGCAGCCGCCCATCTTCTACCTGGACGACCCGCTGGAGCTGGGCCGCGCCGCGGACGCGCTGTGGGATGAGCTGGAGCGCACGTTCGCCGCGGCCGAGGAGCGCAAGGACCTCATCTGTCCCCCGGCCGAGCACTTCCTCTCGCGCGAGGCGGTGGCGGAGAAGCTCGCCGCGTTCCGCGTCGTCGAGGGTGGTGGCCTGTCGCTGTCGCAGTCCGAGAAGCCGCCGGTCCTCTTCCAGTTCGGCGGCACGCAGGACCTGCGAGAGGCCATCCTCGCGCACCACGGCGAGGAGGGCGCGCTGTCCCCGCTGGTGGAGCGGATGCAGCGCTGGCGCGACTCGCGCGTGGCGTGCGCGGTGGCATGCGGAACGCTGAGCCAGGCGGACCGGCTCAAGCGCCTGCTGCTCGACCGCAACGTCATGGTGAAGGTGCACACCGAGCCCATGACGGATGCCTCGGCGCTGTATGAGCCGTCCGTCTTCGCGCACCTCTTCACGGGAGAGGTGAGCCAGGGCTTCGTGGATGGCTCGGGCGGGCTGGCGGTGCTGTCGGACGAGGAGATTTTCGGCGTCCGCGCGCGGCGCCGCATCAAGCGCGGCAAGAAGCTGGATGCGTTCGCCGCGGGCTTCAAGGACCTGAAGGAAGGCGACCTCATCGTCCACACCGACTTCGGCATCGGCCGCTACTCCGGCCTGACGAAGATGGAGGTGAATGGCGTGCCCGGGGACTTCCTCGTCCTCGAGTACGCGGGCCGCGACAAAATCTACCTGCCGGTGGGCCGCATGCGGCTCATCCAGAAGTTCACCGGCGGCAATCCGGAGTCCGTCCAGCTCGACAAGCTGGGCACGACGAGCTGGGAGAAGACGAAGAAGCGCGTCAAGGAGCAGCTGCTCAAGATGGCGGCGGAGCTCCTGCAAATCGCCGCTTCGCGCAAGGCGCATCCGGGCCATGCCTTCAGCGCGCCGGACCGCTACTTCGCCCAGTTCGAGGCCGACTTCGAGTTCGAGGAGACGCCGGACCAGGCGAAGGCCATCGACGACGTGCTGTCGGACATGCAGAAGCCGGAGCCCATGGACCGGCTCGTCTGCGGCGACGTGGGCTACGGCAAGACGGAGGTCGCCATGCGCGCGGCCTTCAAGGCCACGCTGGACCGCAAGCAGGTGGCGGTGCTGGTGCCCACCACGGTGCTGGCGCAGCAACACTTTCTCTCGTTCAAGAAGCGCTTCAAGGACTACCCCGTCACGGTGGAGGTCATCTCCGGCATGAAGAAGCCGCCGGAGGTGCGCGACATCCTCAAGCGCGCCAAGGAGGGCAAGGTCGACATCCTCATCGGCACGCACAAGCTCCTGGGCGGCGAGGTGGCCTTCAAGGACCTGGGCCTGATGATTGTCGACGAGGAGCAGCGCTTCGGCGTGAAGCAGAAGGAGTCGCTCAAGAAGTGGCGCTCCCAGATTGACGTGCTGACGCTGACGGCCACGCCCATCCCTCGCACGCTGCATATGAGCATGTCGGGCGTGCGCGACATGAGCATCATCGCCACGCCGCCGCAGGACCGGCGCGCCATCCGCACCTTCGTGATGAAGTACGACGCGCAGGTGGTGAAGGAGGCCATCGAGCGGGAGATTGCGCGCGGCGGGCAGGTGTTCTTCGTGCACAACCGCGTGGAGTCGCTGCCCTCCATGGAGCAGCAGCTGCGAGAGCTGGTGCCGCAGCTCTCCATCGGCGTGGCGCACGGACAGATGGGCGAGGGGCAGCTGGAGAAGGTGATGCTCGAGTTCACCGAGCGCAAGCACCAGGTCCTCCTCTGCACCGCCATCATCGAGAGCGGCATCGACATCTCCAGCGCCAACACGATGATTGTGAACCGCGCGGACCAGTTCGGCCTCGCGCAGCTCTACCAGCTGCGAGGACGCGTGGGCCGCTCCCGGGAGCGCGCGTATGCGTACCTGCTGGTGCCCACGCGCCGGGCGGTGACGCGCGACGCGCAGCGCCGGCTGGAGGTGCTCCAGAACTTCACCGAGCTGGGCGCGGGCTTCTCCATCGCCAGCCACGACCTGGAGATTCGCGGCGCGGGCAACCTCCTGGGCGAGAAGCAGTCGGGCGCCATCGCGGAGATTGGCTTCGACATGTACGCGCAGCTCCTGGAAGAGGCCGTCGCGGAGCTCCAGGGCCAGCCGCCCAAGGTGCAAATCGAGCCGGACGTCACCCTGCCCATGCCCGCGCTCATCCCCGACGACTACGTCGCGGACGTGCACCAGCGGCTCGTCTTCTACAAGCGCTTCAGCCAGGCCAGCCACCCCGACGAAGTCACCGACTTGCGCGCGGAGCTGGTGGACCGCTACGGCGAGGCCCCCGACGAGGTGGACCACCTCTCCGAGCTGACGCTGCTGAAAATCGACATGCGCGAGCTGCGGCTGCGCGGCCTGGAAGTGGGCCCGCAGCGGCTGGTGGTGACGCTGGGCGCGGATGCGCTGCTGGATGGCCCCAAGGTCGCCGCCCTGGTGCAGCGCTCCAAGGGCTACTACCGCCTCACGCCGGACATGAAGCTCATCGGCCGCGTGCCCCAGGGCGTCCAGGGCCACGACCTCATCGCCGAGGCGCGCAAGGTGCTTCGCGACCTGGGCCACTGCGCGCTGCCTCGCCACTGA